GGGGCGCGCCGGTATGAGCTTCCTTCTGATCGTCATCTACACCGTCTTCGCCGTGGCCGCGCTGCTGACGATGTGGCGGATCTTCGTCGGGCCCTCGATCCTCGACCGGGTCGTGGCATCCGATGTCCTGCTGACGCTCGTGCTCTGCGTCCTGGGTGCGGAGATGGCGATCAACCAGCACACGCGTTCCTTGCCGGCCATGCTCGTCATCGCCGCGATCGGCGTTTTCGGCTCCATCTCGATCGCCCGTTTCGTGGCGAGACGGGACAACAACGAACAATGAACCTTCTCGCTCTCACGGTCCTGATGACGGATGCCGGCTGGACGGAGCCCGATGTCGACTCCTGGATCGATCTCGTCGCCGGAATCCTGATCCTGATCGGCGCGCTGTTGTGCTTGACGGCGGCGATCGGTCTGCTGCGCTTCACCGATGTGCCGACCCGCTTGCACGCCGCGACGAAGCCTCAGGTTCTCGGACTCATCCTGATCTGCCTCGCCGTCGCACTGTCGTTGCGGACGTGGCCCGTCGTCGCCTTCCTCGTCCCCGTCGTGCTGATCCAACTCGCGACGGCGCCGCTCTCCGCCCACATGATCGGGCGCCAGGCCTACCGCAACGGCACGATCGCGGAGCGCTCGCTCTACGTCGACGAGCTCGCCGACTCCCAGCGCACCCCACCCGCCGCCGGCGGATGACCCCTCGCTCCGGCGCCCCGCGCGGGGCCGATCCCCGGTGTGCCGGGCACCTCGGGTGGGGTCGGTCCCCTGTGTGCCGGGCGCCTCGGGTGGGGTCCCCTGTGTGCCGAGCGTCGGGTGGGGGGCGACCTCGGCGGACGGGGGGGCGAACGCGCGCGGGGTGACTGCGGCGGGGTCAGCCGGCGGGGGTGAGAGTGAGAGTGTGGGTGGCCGCGTCAGTCACGGCGTCGGGTGAGAAAGCCCACGGGGTGAGGTTGACGGCCTGCCAGTCCGCGGTCTGGTCGACGTAGTTGGGATGGAACGTGTGCCCGCTCGCACCGGTCAGATGGTTCCAGCGTGACGCGTCGAAGTCGGCGAGGTCCACGACCATCCGCATGGACGGCACCGTCACGGTCGCGAGATCGCCGCCGATGTCCCACCCGGTCGCATTGACGACGGACGAACCGCCGCCCACCGGATACGGACCACGGTTGAAGAGCATCTCGATCGGAGCGATCCCCGACGACCCGAAGGTGTCGCTGCGCAGCGGCAGGGCGTGCAGCGAGCCCCAGTTCCAGCGCGCGAGATTGTCGCCCTGCATCGCGGCGAGACGGTCGTAGGCCTCCGACGCCGTCCGCTCGAGCATCGCATCGCGACCCGAGACGTCGAGCCCGCCGTTGGACCACCACGGCGACGACGCCTCCTGCAGCAGCTCGTCGACGAGGAGGAAGAGGCGTCCCTGATCCGTCGTGGGAGCCGGATCCTCGCGCCCCCGCACGAACAGATTCTGCACGAGCTCGTCCCACAGCACGTTCGCGTAGGCCGCGGCAGGCGAGCCCGCATCGTTCTGCGCGTCCCAGGATCGCAGCAGCTCCAGCGCGGCATCCGGACCCTGACGGCCCGTGTGGATGTCGACGAAGGATGCCGCGAGTCGCCGCCCCATGTGGAACTCGTTGTCGGCCTGGATGTCCCGCATGTCGTCGATCGTGAGCGGACCTCGCGCCGCCTTCCGCTCGATCAGGTCGACGATCCGCGCGGCCCTCCACCCGTAGTCCCAATCGCGGGTCAGGAAATACGGATAGTCGGGGCCGACGACGGCGTTGTTGGCCGTGACGATGTAGCCCTCGGGGGGATTGAGCACGACGGGCAGTTCTTCGAAGGGGATGAAGCCCTGCCAGTCGTACGCGGAGTCCCATCCGGGCTGGGGCAGCCACCCGTCTCCCGCGCCGCGGATCGGGAGCTTGCCCGGCGTCTGGTAGCCGATGTTCCCGTCCACGTCGGCGTAGACGAGGTTCTGCGCCGGAACATCGAAGAGCGACGCGGCATACCGGAAGTCATCGAAGTCTTGCGCGACGTTGAGGGCGAAGACCGCCGACGCCGTCGTGCCGGGGGAGAGGGCCGTCCACTTGAGGCTCACGGCGTACTCGCCCGCCGGGGCGTCTCCCGTGCCGGGCGGCGGGTCGTCGGCGATCGCGGTGTAGTCGTCGGCGAGGCCTGACACGATCGGTCCGTTCGACGTCTCGCGGACGACGAGTTCGACATCGTCGCCGCCCGCCACGACGAGGCTCTCGGTCCGCTCCTCGAGGGGCTGGAGCTCGCCGTCCCGCCAGTACGCGTCGCCCTCGATCTTCTCGACGTAGAGATCTGCGACATCGGTCGTGAGGTTCGTGAAACCCCACGCGATGCGGTCATTGTGGCCGATGATGACGCCGGGGACTCCCGAGAACCCGAAGCCCGCGACATCGAAGGCGCAGTCGCTCGTCACCGCGCGACACCTCAGGCCGATCTGGTGCCAGACGCTCGGCAGCGCAGCACCCAGGTGCGGATCGTTGGCGAGCAGCGGCATCCCGGTCTCTGTCAGGTCGCCCGAGACGACCCAGGAGTTGGAACCGATTCCCTCACCGGCACCGCCGAGCAGCGCGCTCGCCGCCTCCACGACCCCGTCGACCTCCGTCCACTCGATCGATGCGGGCACGGCCTCGGCGTCGCCGGGATCCTCCGTCGCCGTGCCCAGGTCGGGGACGTCGGAGATCGTCGGCACGATGACGGGATTGGTGTCGAAAGGGTACTCCGGGTACAGCGCCCCGAGCTCGTCCGCGCCGAGGTCCGTTGCGAGGAGGGCGCGCTGCGTCTCTTCCTCGAGGTTCGAGCGGAGGTCCCATGCCATGGCCTTGAGCCACGCGACCGAGTCGGCAGGCGACCACGGCTCGATCTCGTAGTCACCGTTCTGCAGGCCGAGCACGGCGTACTCGAACGACGCGTCGGCACCGGTGTTCTCGGCGAGGTAGGCGTTCACCCCATCGGCGTAGGCGTCGTAGTAGGCCCGGGTCGTCGCGTCGAGGGCCGCCACCTCCTCCTCGGCGATCTCACGCCAGCCGAGTGTGCGCAGGAAGGCGTCCGTACCGAGCTGCGATTCGCCGAAGATCTCGGAAAGCCTCCCGCTCGTGACGTGTCGTCGGAAGTCCATCTCCCAGAATCGATCCTGCGCGTGGACGTAGCCCTGGGCGAAGAACAGGTCGTCAGTGGTGTCGGCTGTGATGACGGGGATGCCGAGCTCGTCGCGTTCGACCGTGACGTCCGACGCGAGCCCATCCACGGCGATCGATCCCTCGAGCTGGGGGAAGGATCGCTGGATCGTGTACACGACGAAGCCGGCCGCGATGAGCGCGACGACGACGAACCCGACGAAGACGCTGTATGCCGTGAGGCCGATGATGCGACCGCGAGAGCGCGCGCGGACCGGAGGCTCGGGTGAGGCGTCGGATTCCTTCGTCATCGAAGGCCTTTCAGAGCGGAAGCACGCAGAACCCAGTGCCATGCACAGTGATCCGCGGTGTCGCTGTTCGGGTCAGCGCCACCGTGTGATCGTAACCCCTGAAGGTGCCTCAGTCGGTGCCGAGATCGAACGCGGATGCCTCGTTCGCGGCATCCGTCGCGTCGGCAAGCTCTTCGCGCTCGACGTCGAAGGGGGCAGCGTGGCCCGTGATCTCGCCCGACTCGCCCGCGTGCACGCGTCCGACGAGCTCGCCCGTCGCACCGCCGAGGAGACCCATCCCCGCGTACTGCTCGAGCCGCGCCCGCGAGTCGGCGATGTCGAGGTTGCGCATCGTGAGCTGACCGATGCGGTCGGTGGGACCGAACGCGGCATCCCCGACCCGTTCCATCGAGAGCTTCTCGGGCGAGTAGGACATGCCCGTCGCCGAGGTGTCGACGATCGTCCAGTCGTCGCCGCGCCGCAGCCGCAACGTGACGGTTCCCGTGATCGTCGACCCGACCCACTTCTGAATCGACTCGCGCAGCATGAGCGACTGCGGCTCGAGCCAGCGCCCCTCGTACATG
This genomic stretch from Microbacterium sp. SLBN-146 harbors:
- a CDS encoding monovalent cation/H+ antiporter complex subunit F, which produces MSFLLIVIYTVFAVAALLTMWRIFVGPSILDRVVASDVLLTLVLCVLGAEMAINQHTRSLPAMLVIAAIGVFGSISIARFVARRDNNEQ
- the mnhG gene encoding monovalent cation/H(+) antiporter subunit G gives rise to the protein MTDAGWTEPDVDSWIDLVAGILILIGALLCLTAAIGLLRFTDVPTRLHAATKPQVLGLILICLAVALSLRTWPVVAFLVPVVLIQLATAPLSAHMIGRQAYRNGTIAERSLYVDELADSQRTPPAAGG
- a CDS encoding penicillin acylase family protein, with amino-acid sequence MTKESDASPEPPVRARSRGRIIGLTAYSVFVGFVVVALIAAGFVVYTIQRSFPQLEGSIAVDGLASDVTVERDELGIPVITADTTDDLFFAQGYVHAQDRFWEMDFRRHVTSGRLSEIFGESQLGTDAFLRTLGWREIAEEEVAALDATTRAYYDAYADGVNAYLAENTGADASFEYAVLGLQNGDYEIEPWSPADSVAWLKAMAWDLRSNLEEETQRALLATDLGADELGALYPEYPFDTNPVIVPTISDVPDLGTATEDPGDAEAVPASIEWTEVDGVVEAASALLGGAGEGIGSNSWVVSGDLTETGMPLLANDPHLGAALPSVWHQIGLRCRAVTSDCAFDVAGFGFSGVPGVIIGHNDRIAWGFTNLTTDVADLYVEKIEGDAYWRDGELQPLEERTESLVVAGGDDVELVVRETSNGPIVSGLADDYTAIADDPPPGTGDAPAGEYAVSLKWTALSPGTTASAVFALNVAQDFDDFRYAASLFDVPAQNLVYADVDGNIGYQTPGKLPIRGAGDGWLPQPGWDSAYDWQGFIPFEELPVVLNPPEGYIVTANNAVVGPDYPYFLTRDWDYGWRAARIVDLIERKAARGPLTIDDMRDIQADNEFHMGRRLAASFVDIHTGRQGPDAALELLRSWDAQNDAGSPAAAYANVLWDELVQNLFVRGREDPAPTTDQGRLFLLVDELLQEASSPWWSNGGLDVSGRDAMLERTASEAYDRLAAMQGDNLARWNWGSLHALPLRSDTFGSSGIAPIEMLFNRGPYPVGGGSSVVNATGWDIGGDLATVTVPSMRMVVDLADFDASRWNHLTGASGHTFHPNYVDQTADWQAVNLTPWAFSPDAVTDAATHTLTLTPAG